The following are from one region of the Streptomyces rubrogriseus genome:
- a CDS encoding FAD-dependent oxidoreductase, whose product MSAISRRRFIRHGAVAGGAAVALPALGGWAGEAFAAQPSPAAAIAGGELVKVTPGDPRYATLVAGANGRWKGTPDYVLVASDADQVAQAVRETLAKGLRFAVKSGGHCYEDFTTHSGVRVLIDISAMAAIEFDASRRAFAIGPGAQLGSVYQKLYDGWGVTLPGGTCPSVAVGGHIPGGGYGPLARSHGITVDYLYAIEIVVVDRAGTVRKIVATREHDDPNRELWWAHTGAGGGNYGIVTRYWFRNDAGGLDPAALLPRAPRELIISEVTFPWDNTMTEAAFSRLLRNFSAWHAANDSAGHPYARLFSALKPRHRSAGEFLMSTQIDAAVPGADTLLDAYLAEIVAGTGLTYTVVTRKRVDWLYNVLNWPGLGGDGFEGKGRFKAKSAYLRKTLPDAQIKAFYKHLTRTDYDNPAALVEIAGYGAAANLPASSATATAQRDSVIKMLFVNLWATEAEDHRNLAWVREFYRDVFAATGGVPRPSGVNDGAFINYADADLADPALNTSGIGWSTLYFKDGYCRLQAAKTRWDPRNVFTHTLGIERA is encoded by the coding sequence ATGTCCGCCATTTCTCGACGACGCTTCATAAGACACGGTGCCGTCGCCGGTGGCGCCGCGGTGGCGCTGCCCGCCCTCGGCGGCTGGGCAGGCGAGGCCTTCGCCGCACAGCCGTCACCCGCCGCGGCGATCGCCGGGGGCGAACTCGTCAAGGTCACCCCCGGCGACCCGCGCTACGCGACCCTCGTGGCCGGCGCCAACGGCCGCTGGAAGGGCACCCCCGACTACGTCCTGGTCGCGAGCGACGCCGACCAGGTGGCCCAGGCCGTCCGGGAGACGCTGGCCAAGGGGCTGCGCTTCGCCGTCAAGAGCGGCGGGCACTGCTACGAGGACTTCACCACCCACAGCGGAGTCCGCGTCCTCATCGACATCTCCGCCATGGCGGCGATCGAGTTCGACGCGTCCCGCCGCGCCTTCGCCATCGGCCCCGGCGCCCAACTGGGCAGCGTCTACCAGAAGCTGTACGACGGCTGGGGCGTCACCCTGCCCGGCGGCACCTGTCCGTCCGTGGCCGTCGGCGGTCACATACCCGGCGGCGGCTACGGCCCGCTCGCCCGCTCCCACGGCATCACGGTCGACTACCTGTACGCCATCGAGATCGTCGTCGTCGACCGTGCCGGCACGGTCCGCAAGATCGTCGCCACCCGGGAGCACGACGACCCCAACCGCGAACTGTGGTGGGCCCACACCGGTGCGGGCGGCGGCAACTACGGCATCGTGACCCGCTACTGGTTCCGCAACGACGCCGGCGGCCTCGACCCGGCCGCGCTGCTGCCCCGGGCGCCCAGGGAACTGATCATCTCCGAGGTCACCTTCCCCTGGGACAACACCATGACCGAAGCGGCCTTCTCCAGGCTCCTGCGGAACTTCTCGGCCTGGCACGCGGCCAACGACTCCGCCGGCCACCCCTACGCCCGGCTCTTCAGCGCCCTCAAGCCGCGCCACCGCTCCGCGGGCGAGTTCCTGATGTCGACCCAGATCGACGCGGCCGTGCCCGGCGCGGACACCCTGCTCGACGCCTACCTCGCCGAGATCGTCGCCGGCACGGGCCTGACGTACACGGTCGTCACCCGCAAGCGGGTCGACTGGCTCTACAACGTCCTCAACTGGCCCGGCCTCGGCGGGGACGGCTTCGAGGGCAAGGGACGCTTCAAGGCGAAGTCCGCCTACCTGCGCAAGACCCTGCCGGACGCCCAGATCAAGGCGTTCTACAAGCACCTCACCCGCACCGACTACGACAACCCGGCGGCTCTGGTCGAGATCGCCGGCTACGGCGCCGCGGCCAACCTGCCCGCCTCCTCGGCCACCGCCACCGCGCAGCGCGACTCGGTCATCAAGATGCTCTTCGTCAACCTCTGGGCCACCGAGGCCGAGGACCACCGGAACCTCGCGTGGGTCCGCGAGTTCTACCGCGACGTGTTCGCGGCGACCGGGGGAGTTCCGCGACCGAGCGGCGTCAATGACGGAGCCTTCATCAACTACGCCGACGCGGACCTCGCCGACCCCGCGCTGAACACCTCGGGGATCGGCTGGAGCACCCTGTACTTCAAGGACGGCTACTGCCGGCTGCAGGCCGCGAAGACGCGGTGGGACCCGCGGAACGTGTTCACCCACACCCTGGGCATCGAGCGGGCCTGA
- a CDS encoding FAD-dependent oxidoreductase yields the protein MSKKREGRAIVLGGSMAGLFSARALSETFANVTVVDRDELTGPHELRRGLPQGHHLHGLLARGQQITEEYFPGITEQMRAAGAQTGDVADDVRWIINGKRLAKVDSGLIALTSSRPFLERHVRDRVLALPEVSFLERATVQSLTTTPDRREVNGVVVRRADGTEETLHADLVVDATGRGSRTSVWLEEFGYEAVQEEKHKIGLGYTTRYYRVPDEAFEGNISINTVASAGVPRGAICQKIDGDRAIVTAYGILGDHPPTDPEGFIGFIKSLAAPDIHEVLTVSEPIDDPIAYKFPTNLRRHYQRMTDFPAGLLVIGDAVCSFNPSYAQGMTVSALGSLVLRRHLADTHRPDPLRYFEDLARDAVDGCWEMAVGADLSFPEVEGERTPEVQQAHAFIAQVQEAATRDAAVARAYSRVIGLVDSPAVLHDAPIEAAIAGAQR from the coding sequence ATGAGCAAAAAGCGCGAAGGCCGCGCGATAGTGCTCGGCGGGAGCATGGCGGGCCTTTTCTCCGCCCGTGCTCTCTCCGAGACCTTCGCGAACGTCACGGTCGTGGACCGCGACGAGCTGACCGGTCCGCACGAACTGCGCCGCGGGCTGCCGCAGGGGCACCACCTGCACGGCCTGCTCGCCCGCGGCCAGCAGATCACCGAGGAGTACTTCCCGGGCATCACCGAGCAGATGAGGGCGGCCGGCGCCCAGACCGGTGACGTCGCCGACGACGTTCGCTGGATCATCAACGGCAAGCGGCTCGCCAAGGTCGACTCCGGGCTGATCGCCCTCACCTCCAGCCGCCCGTTCCTCGAGCGCCACGTGCGCGACCGGGTGCTCGCGCTGCCCGAGGTCTCGTTCCTGGAGCGGGCCACCGTCCAGAGCCTGACGACCACACCGGACCGGCGCGAGGTCAACGGCGTCGTCGTGCGCCGCGCGGACGGCACCGAGGAGACCCTGCACGCCGACCTCGTCGTGGACGCCACCGGACGCGGTTCGCGCACCTCGGTCTGGCTGGAGGAGTTCGGCTACGAGGCCGTCCAGGAGGAGAAGCACAAGATCGGCCTCGGCTACACCACCCGCTACTACCGCGTCCCGGACGAGGCGTTCGAAGGCAACATCTCCATCAACACGGTCGCCTCGGCCGGCGTGCCGCGCGGCGCGATCTGCCAGAAGATCGACGGCGACCGCGCCATCGTCACCGCCTACGGCATCCTCGGCGACCACCCGCCCACCGACCCCGAGGGCTTCATCGGCTTCATCAAGTCCCTCGCCGCACCCGACATCCACGAGGTGCTCACGGTCTCGGAACCCATCGACGACCCGATCGCCTACAAGTTCCCGACCAACCTGCGCCGCCACTACCAGCGGATGACCGACTTCCCGGCCGGTCTGCTGGTCATCGGCGACGCCGTGTGCAGCTTCAACCCCAGCTACGCGCAGGGCATGACGGTCTCCGCGCTCGGCTCCCTGGTGCTGCGCCGACACCTCGCCGACACCCACCGCCCGGACCCGCTCCGGTACTTCGAGGACCTCGCCCGGGACGCCGTCGACGGCTGCTGGGAGATGGCCGTGGGCGCCGACCTCAGCTTCCCCGAGGTCGAGGGCGAGCGCACCCCCGAGGTGCAGCAGGCGCACGCCTTCATCGCCCAGGTCCAGGAGGCCGCCACCCGCGACGCCGCGGTGGCCCGCGCCTACTCCCGGGTCATCGGCCTCGTGGACTCCCCGGCGGTCCTCCACGACGCGCCGATCGAGGCCGCGATCGCCGGAGCACAGCGGTGA
- a CDS encoding alpha/beta fold hydrolase, with the protein MTATRIALDDLVFDVDVAGPEDGEPVLLLHGFPHNKESWTETAPLLHAAGLRTVAPDQRGYSPDARPTAVADYRLPHLAADALGVLDALGASSAHVVGHDWGAAVAWYLAARHPGRVRSLTALAIPHLDAYQHAYRVDEEQQHSSQYVEFLVSDGAADHFLADGAAQLHAWFTQAGEGVLTDAQIARYVATHTADGTLDAALNWYRANNLLGDPLDFGPVTVPTTFVYSRTDTAVSELAVAKTEEYVTGPYRLLTLEKTSHWQPQQDPDTVAAEILARVGAYRQTH; encoded by the coding sequence GTGACGGCGACGCGGATCGCCCTCGACGACCTGGTCTTCGACGTCGACGTCGCCGGTCCCGAGGACGGCGAACCCGTACTGCTGCTGCACGGGTTCCCGCACAACAAGGAGTCGTGGACCGAGACGGCGCCGCTGCTGCACGCCGCGGGCCTGCGCACCGTCGCCCCCGACCAGCGGGGCTACTCGCCGGACGCCCGCCCCACCGCCGTGGCCGACTACCGGCTGCCGCACCTCGCCGCCGACGCGCTCGGCGTCCTCGACGCCCTGGGCGCGTCCTCGGCCCACGTGGTCGGCCACGACTGGGGCGCCGCGGTGGCCTGGTACCTGGCGGCCCGGCACCCCGGCCGGGTGCGCTCCCTGACCGCGCTGGCCATCCCGCACCTCGACGCCTACCAGCACGCCTACCGTGTCGACGAGGAGCAGCAGCACAGCTCCCAGTACGTCGAGTTCCTCGTCTCGGACGGCGCCGCCGACCACTTCCTGGCCGACGGCGCCGCCCAGCTGCACGCCTGGTTCACCCAGGCCGGCGAGGGCGTCCTCACCGACGCCCAGATCGCCCGGTACGTCGCCACGCACACCGCCGACGGCACGCTCGACGCCGCCCTGAACTGGTACCGCGCCAACAACCTCCTCGGTGACCCGCTGGACTTCGGACCGGTCACCGTCCCCACCACCTTCGTCTACAGCCGCACCGACACGGCGGTCAGCGAACTGGCGGTGGCGAAGACCGAGGAGTACGTCACCGGGCCGTACCGGCTCCTGACGCTCGAGAAGACCTCGCACTGGCAGCCGCAGCAGGATCCGGACACCGTCGCCGCCGAGATCCTCGCCCGCGTCGGCGCGTACCGGCAGACCCACTGA
- a CDS encoding MFS transporter has protein sequence MSSNTAPAVELRAGPREWFGLLALLLPVTLMTADLGVLWLATPYLTADLQPTSSQLLWTTDLYGFMTCGFLVVMGTLGDRIGRRRLLILGSLGVIAASVLAAYSTSPEMLIVARALLGVAGAAVLPSTLSLIIHMFKDDRQRATAIATWVTALSVGIAIGPVIGGVLLEHWWWGSVFLMGVPVMLVPVLLAPVLLPEYKDPGAGRLDLVSVVLFLAAILPVVYGIKKFAEHGWSLANLAAIVIGAAFTVVFVRRQNGLETPLLDMRLFRTRAFTGALLTLLFGMMALNGVEYLVPQYLLVAGELTPLAAGLWLLPGAAGLIIGSQLTPVLAKRFRPAYVITAGLVVTLVGFWLTATAGPDDSGIVPAAAGLAVIMFGVAPISVLGTALASGAAPPEKAGAASATGQTAYDLGLAFGIAVTGSVAVAVYRSGIADTAPAGIPAAAEEAARDTVGGAAKAAETLPQNVGEQLLTAAREAFTAGFHATAWMSAGMAVLTAVVALVLLRHIPAIGAATAPDTVPEGGEPAAGPEPATSAEAATSAEAREEPVTSA, from the coding sequence ATGTCTTCGAACACCGCTCCCGCGGTGGAGCTGCGGGCCGGGCCGCGCGAGTGGTTCGGACTGCTGGCGCTGCTGCTTCCGGTGACGCTGATGACCGCCGACCTCGGTGTGCTGTGGCTGGCCACGCCCTACCTGACGGCCGACCTTCAGCCGACGAGCTCCCAACTGCTGTGGACCACCGACCTCTACGGCTTCATGACCTGCGGCTTCCTGGTCGTCATGGGCACGCTCGGGGACCGCATCGGCCGCCGCAGGCTGCTGATCCTCGGCTCGCTCGGCGTGATCGCGGCCTCGGTGCTGGCGGCGTACTCCACCAGCCCCGAGATGCTGATCGTGGCGCGCGCCCTGCTCGGCGTGGCCGGCGCCGCGGTGCTGCCCTCGACGCTGTCGCTGATCATCCACATGTTCAAGGACGACCGGCAGCGGGCGACCGCCATCGCGACCTGGGTCACCGCCCTGTCGGTGGGCATCGCCATCGGACCGGTCATCGGCGGTGTGCTGCTGGAGCACTGGTGGTGGGGTTCCGTCTTCCTGATGGGCGTCCCGGTCATGCTGGTGCCGGTGCTGCTGGCGCCGGTGCTGCTGCCCGAGTACAAGGACCCGGGCGCGGGGCGGCTCGACCTGGTCAGCGTGGTGCTGTTCCTGGCGGCGATCCTGCCGGTCGTCTACGGCATCAAGAAGTTCGCCGAGCACGGCTGGAGCCTCGCCAACCTGGCGGCGATCGTCATCGGCGCCGCCTTCACGGTGGTCTTCGTACGCCGTCAGAACGGCCTGGAGACCCCGCTGCTGGACATGCGGCTGTTCAGGACCCGCGCCTTCACCGGCGCCCTGCTGACGCTGCTGTTCGGCATGATGGCCCTGAACGGCGTCGAGTACCTCGTCCCGCAGTACCTGCTGGTCGCGGGCGAACTGACCCCGCTCGCCGCGGGTCTGTGGCTGCTGCCCGGAGCCGCCGGGCTGATCATCGGCTCCCAGCTGACCCCGGTGCTCGCCAAGCGTTTCCGCCCGGCCTACGTGATCACCGCGGGCCTGGTCGTCACCCTGGTCGGTTTCTGGCTCACCGCCACGGCCGGGCCGGACGACTCGGGCATCGTGCCGGCCGCGGCGGGCCTCGCCGTGATCATGTTCGGGGTGGCCCCGATCAGCGTGCTCGGCACCGCCCTCGCCTCCGGCGCGGCCCCGCCCGAGAAGGCCGGCGCCGCGTCCGCGACCGGGCAGACCGCCTACGACCTGGGGCTGGCGTTCGGCATCGCGGTCACCGGCAGCGTCGCCGTCGCCGTCTACCGCTCCGGGATCGCCGACACCGCTCCGGCGGGTATCCCGGCCGCGGCGGAGGAGGCCGCCCGGGACACCGTCGGCGGCGCCGCCAAGGCCGCGGAGACGCTGCCTCAGAACGTCGGCGAGCAGCTCCTCACCGCCGCCCGCGAGGCGTTCACGGCGGGTTTCCACGCCACCGCCTGGATGAGCGCGGGCATGGCCGTACTGACCGCCGTCGTCGCCCTGGTACTGCTCCGCCACATCCCGGCCATCGGCGCCGCGACCGCTCCCGACACCGTTCCCGAGGGCGGCGAGCCCGCGGCCGGCCCGGAGCCCGCCACGTCCGCCGAGGCCGCCACGTCCGCCGAGGCCCGCGAAGAGCCCGTCACCAGCGCCTGA
- a CDS encoding NAD(P)H-binding protein, whose product MTTKPVLVIGGTGKTGRRVVRLLKERGVPVRPASRSGEVRFDWLDESTWGPALDGASGVYIVQNDGDPRTRALVRRAVASGVERLVLLSARGVDTPGYYGEDPTTSDAFLEGEAAVRESGVDWTVLRPGWFAQNFNEGFFNEGVLAGELRLPAGDGAASWIDVEDIAAVAVAALTEDGHAGRTYELSGPAPLPLAEVLSVIESAAGRKVRYTPLTTEQFVAELGAQGIPAEEAGLWAAALYPVERGFESKVSDGVRQALGRAPRTFAEYAETAVAEGAWRD is encoded by the coding sequence ATGACGACAAAACCCGTACTTGTTATCGGCGGCACCGGAAAGACCGGGCGCCGCGTCGTGCGCCTGCTGAAGGAGCGGGGCGTGCCCGTGCGGCCGGCCTCCCGTTCGGGCGAGGTGCGCTTCGACTGGCTGGACGAGTCCACCTGGGGCCCCGCGCTCGACGGCGCCTCGGGCGTCTACATCGTCCAGAACGACGGCGATCCGCGGACCCGCGCCCTGGTGCGGAGGGCGGTGGCGAGCGGGGTGGAGCGGCTGGTCCTGCTCTCCGCCCGGGGCGTCGACACCCCCGGCTACTACGGCGAGGACCCCACCACGAGCGATGCCTTCCTGGAGGGGGAGGCGGCCGTCCGTGAGTCCGGCGTCGACTGGACCGTGCTGCGGCCGGGATGGTTCGCGCAGAACTTCAACGAGGGGTTCTTCAACGAAGGGGTGCTTGCCGGCGAGTTGCGGCTGCCCGCCGGTGACGGCGCGGCGAGCTGGATCGACGTCGAGGACATCGCGGCGGTGGCGGTGGCCGCGCTGACCGAGGACGGCCACGCCGGCCGTACCTACGAACTCTCCGGACCCGCACCGCTGCCGCTGGCCGAGGTCCTGTCCGTCATCGAGTCGGCGGCCGGCCGCAAGGTCCGGTACACCCCGCTCACCACCGAGCAGTTCGTCGCCGAACTCGGTGCCCAGGGAATCCCGGCCGAGGAGGCCGGGCTGTGGGCCGCCGCGCTGTACCCCGTCGAGCGCGGCTTCGAGAGCAAGGTCTCCGACGGCGTGCGGCAGGCCCTGG
- a CDS encoding SDR family oxidoreductase, producing the protein MTALTNKTALVTGGSRGIGRAIAQRLGKEGALVALTYSSDEAAAKETVHSIEAAGGRAFAFRSQLGVPGDAEALWQAFDAQIGQYADGGSGLDILVNNAGIAGPGLIHEVEEADYDKVFAVNAKAPFFIIQKGLERLRDGGRIVNISSGVTKVAFPGMTSYAAAKGAVEVLTLTLAQTLGSRGITVNAVSPGTIETDIHPWMADPAAKAHAAGFSVFNRVGQPDDVADVVAFLASDDARWVTGQNIDASGGSGLGL; encoded by the coding sequence ATGACTGCCCTCACGAACAAGACGGCGCTGGTCACCGGTGGCAGCCGGGGCATCGGGCGTGCCATCGCCCAGCGACTGGGCAAGGAGGGCGCGCTGGTCGCCCTGACCTACTCCAGCGACGAGGCCGCCGCCAAGGAGACCGTCCACTCGATCGAGGCCGCGGGCGGCCGTGCCTTCGCCTTCCGCTCGCAGCTGGGCGTGCCGGGTGACGCCGAGGCGCTGTGGCAGGCCTTCGACGCGCAGATCGGTCAGTACGCGGACGGTGGCTCCGGCCTGGACATCCTGGTGAACAACGCGGGCATCGCCGGCCCGGGCCTCATCCACGAGGTCGAGGAGGCCGACTACGACAAGGTGTTCGCGGTCAACGCCAAGGCCCCCTTCTTCATCATCCAGAAGGGCCTGGAGCGTCTGCGCGACGGCGGCCGTATCGTCAACATCTCCTCCGGGGTCACCAAGGTCGCCTTCCCGGGCATGACCTCCTACGCCGCCGCCAAGGGCGCGGTCGAGGTCCTGACCCTCACCCTGGCCCAGACCCTGGGCTCGCGCGGCATCACCGTCAACGCCGTCTCCCCCGGCACCATCGAGACCGACATCCACCCGTGGATGGCCGACCCCGCCGCCAAGGCCCACGCGGCCGGCTTCTCGGTCTTCAACCGGGTCGGCCAGCCCGACGACGTCGCCGACGTGGTCGCCTTCCTGGCCTCCGACGACGCCCGCTGGGTCACGGGCCAGAACATCGACGCCAGCGGTGGTTCCGGCCTCGGCCTCTGA
- a CDS encoding aspartate aminotransferase family protein, whose amino-acid sequence MTDQPTTRDGFAEPFLLEVLASGGLDAAYVRAEGNTLYRHGEDGEEIPVLDFVGGYGSLMLGHNNPEINARARELLDLQTPVHAQFSRHPYADELAAELNRIVQRERGDDESYYAIFANSGAEAVEAAMKHAELDRGLRLSALTEEIDAHLDEVRARVADGTATVPPEVAGSADELIADVRRRNEEQLARGPLFLTPEGAFHGKLAGSVQLTHNPGYRLPFKSLAAQARFVPRDQPGALRKTVDEERAHLLDLVVEGGRVQVVERDHPLFTAFVLEPVQGEGGIHELSAEFVAEVQEVCAEARIPVVVDEIQSGMGRTGSFLAATRLGLKGDYYTLAKSLGGGIAKSAVLLVRKPLYHGQFELAHSSTFAKDAFSCLIGLKVLEIMEADGGAVYRRAAERGERLLGMLRSVRADFPETVRDVRGRGLMLGLEFRDQSDAAAEPLRQVARSGFFGYFVAGHILREHRVRVFPTSSAVNTLRFEPSVYVTDEEIDRLEAALRDVCAIIRDTDGARLAPIG is encoded by the coding sequence ATGACCGACCAGCCGACCACGCGGGACGGCTTCGCCGAGCCGTTCCTGCTGGAGGTGCTCGCCTCCGGCGGCCTGGACGCCGCTTACGTGCGCGCGGAGGGCAACACCCTGTACCGGCACGGCGAGGACGGGGAGGAGATTCCCGTACTCGACTTCGTCGGCGGCTACGGCTCGCTGATGCTCGGGCACAACAACCCGGAGATCAACGCCCGGGCCAGAGAGCTGCTGGACCTGCAGACGCCCGTCCACGCGCAGTTCTCCCGCCACCCGTACGCCGACGAACTGGCGGCGGAGCTGAACCGGATCGTCCAGCGCGAACGCGGGGACGACGAGTCGTACTACGCCATCTTCGCCAACAGCGGCGCGGAGGCCGTCGAGGCGGCGATGAAGCATGCCGAACTCGACCGCGGACTGCGGCTGTCGGCACTCACCGAGGAGATCGACGCACATCTGGACGAGGTCCGGGCGCGGGTCGCCGACGGCACCGCCACGGTCCCGCCCGAGGTCGCCGGGTCCGCCGACGAGCTGATCGCGGACGTCCGGCGCCGGAACGAGGAACAGCTGGCCCGCGGCCCGCTGTTCCTCACCCCGGAAGGCGCCTTCCACGGCAAGCTCGCCGGCAGCGTCCAGCTCACCCACAACCCGGGCTACCGGCTGCCGTTCAAGTCCCTCGCCGCGCAGGCCAGGTTCGTGCCCCGGGACCAGCCGGGCGCGCTGCGCAAGACCGTCGACGAGGAGCGGGCGCACCTGCTCGACCTGGTCGTGGAGGGCGGCCGGGTACAGGTCGTCGAGCGGGACCACCCGCTGTTCACGGCCTTCGTCCTGGAACCCGTCCAGGGCGAGGGCGGCATCCACGAGCTGTCCGCCGAGTTCGTGGCGGAGGTCCAGGAGGTCTGTGCCGAGGCCCGGATCCCGGTCGTCGTCGACGAGATCCAGAGCGGCATGGGACGCACCGGCAGCTTCCTGGCGGCCACCCGGCTGGGGCTGAAGGGCGACTACTACACGCTGGCCAAGAGCCTGGGCGGCGGTATCGCCAAGTCCGCGGTGCTGCTCGTCCGCAAGCCGCTCTACCACGGGCAGTTCGAACTGGCCCACAGCTCCACCTTCGCCAAGGACGCCTTCTCCTGTCTCATCGGGCTCAAGGTGCTCGAGATCATGGAGGCCGACGGCGGTGCGGTCTACCGCCGGGCGGCGGAGCGCGGTGAGCGGCTGCTGGGGATGCTCCGGTCGGTCCGGGCGGACTTCCCCGAGACGGTGCGGGACGTGCGCGGGCGCGGCCTGATGCTGGGGCTGGAGTTCCGGGACCAGTCGGACGCCGCGGCCGAGCCGCTGCGGCAGGTGGCCCGCAGCGGGTTCTTCGGCTACTTCGTCGCGGGCCACATCCTGCGGGAGCACCGCGTCCGTGTCTTCCCGACGTCGAGCGCGGTGAACACGCTGCGGTTCGAGCCCTCGGTGTATGTGACGGACGAGGAGATCGACCGACTGGAGGCCGCGCTGCGCGACGTGTGCGCGATCATCCGGGACACCGACGGAGCCCGGCTCGCTCCGATCGGCTGA
- a CDS encoding AfsR/SARP family transcriptional regulator: MLGPLEVLSGEQSLPLGGVKQRATLGYLLLQANQVVPTSQLLSALWSTDNAPATARKILQNAVWGLRGMLSEHGSAAGAAGELVTRAPGYMIRVDPDRVDLHLFRRRVSEGRARLSAGVHHEAVRLLGEALDLWRGPVLADLVETGTMWPELTAVQNSRLDVLEDYLEAKLRCGEHYAVLGELETTVEAEPLRERSSGLLMLALYRCGRQVDALSVYNRIRATLVEDLGLEPGHELRRLQQAILAQDQALDQASALLGTAVPATTAVPAATAARPAPAVAPPNHREVPAQFRGHEDRRPASPPSPRSARRTQSAERQVAVVQWPAQPRGAPVRGGTAVRTAPVAERPHLSVLLVQNRLTPGHNGFRPEAMDEDFEHLNAVTRQQIERLGGEPVATIGAVTLGLFRPCSAAADDGTRRGEEPTAALRAVRAAAAIRDRLAVPVLPHGRPASPGLTFHASVATGRVLVRSQPGDGTAPTVNGALLDLCQALLAETEPGEIRVCAATRAATVSVVAYGLADGSPSGWRALNPPAEDSPAGDGAI; the protein is encoded by the coding sequence ATGCTCGGTCCACTCGAGGTGTTGTCCGGCGAGCAGTCCTTGCCGCTGGGGGGTGTGAAACAGCGGGCGACCCTCGGGTACCTGCTGCTGCAGGCCAACCAGGTGGTGCCCACCAGCCAGTTGCTGTCCGCCCTGTGGAGCACCGACAACGCGCCCGCCACCGCGCGGAAGATCCTGCAGAACGCGGTCTGGGGACTGCGCGGGATGCTCAGCGAGCACGGATCCGCGGCCGGCGCGGCGGGCGAACTCGTCACCCGCGCGCCCGGCTACATGATCCGCGTCGACCCCGACCGGGTGGATCTGCACCTGTTCCGCCGTCGGGTGTCCGAAGGGCGGGCCCGGCTTTCCGCCGGAGTCCATCACGAGGCGGTCCGCCTTCTCGGTGAGGCCCTCGACCTGTGGCGCGGACCCGTCCTCGCCGACCTCGTCGAGACCGGCACCATGTGGCCGGAACTCACCGCCGTGCAGAACAGCCGCCTCGACGTCCTGGAGGACTACCTGGAGGCGAAACTGCGGTGCGGCGAGCACTACGCGGTCCTCGGCGAGCTGGAGACCACGGTCGAGGCGGAGCCGCTGCGGGAACGCAGCTCGGGCCTGCTCATGCTCGCGCTCTACCGGTGTGGCCGCCAGGTGGACGCCCTGTCCGTGTACAACCGCATCAGGGCCACCCTCGTCGAGGACCTCGGACTCGAGCCCGGCCACGAACTGCGCCGCCTGCAGCAGGCCATACTGGCCCAGGACCAGGCCCTCGACCAGGCGTCGGCACTCCTCGGCACGGCAGTCCCGGCCACGACTGCCGTCCCGGCCGCGACTGCCGCCCGGCCGGCGCCCGCCGTCGCTCCGCCCAACCACCGGGAGGTGCCCGCGCAGTTCCGCGGTCACGAGGACCGCCGGCCGGCCTCGCCGCCGTCGCCTCGCTCAGCGCGCCGGACGCAGAGCGCCGAACGGCAGGTCGCGGTCGTCCAGTGGCCGGCGCAGCCGCGCGGCGCCCCCGTCCGCGGCGGGACAGCCGTCCGCACCGCACCGGTGGCGGAACGCCCGCACCTCAGCGTGCTCCTCGTCCAGAACCGGCTCACGCCCGGGCACAACGGCTTCCGGCCGGAGGCCATGGACGAGGACTTCGAGCATCTCAACGCGGTCACGCGGCAGCAGATCGAGCGCCTCGGCGGCGAACCCGTGGCCACCATCGGCGCGGTGACACTGGGGCTGTTCCGCCCGTGCTCCGCGGCCGCGGACGACGGGACACGCCGTGGGGAGGAGCCCACCGCGGCGCTGCGGGCGGTGCGAGCCGCGGCGGCCATCCGCGACCGCCTCGCCGTCCCGGTCCTGCCGCACGGCCGGCCGGCCTCGCCCGGACTGACGTTCCACGCCTCCGTGGCCACCGGCCGCGTACTGGTCCGCTCCCAGCCCGGCGACGGCACCGCGCCCACCGTCAACGGCGCCCTGCTCGACCTGTGCCAGGCCCTGCTGGCCGAAACCGAGCCCGGCGAGATCCGGGTGTGCGCCGCGACCCGGGCCGCCACCGTGTCCGTCGTCGCCTACGGGCTGGCCGACGGCTCCCCGTCCGGCTGGCGGGCGCTGAACCCGCCGGCCGAGGACTCGCCCGCCGGCGACGGAGCGATCTGA